In a single window of the Branchiostoma floridae strain S238N-H82 chromosome 2, Bfl_VNyyK, whole genome shotgun sequence genome:
- the LOC118409863 gene encoding serine/threonine-protein kinase STY13-like produces the protein MDTPAFIKAREFLRTYAVQVARGLAYIHGNGLVHRDLKLDNILMKRGAVKIADLGLAKPMEVIAGTSRAGALMYAAPEKLRGEVYNCKADIYSFGLLLWEMWYGIYAFQNFDSADDFTFVEKIKDGVRPDVTGRTAPSGLWAAMMEECWHGDPNKRPAAHTISERLQDLR, from the exons ATGGACACTCCAGCTTTCATCAAGGCGAGGGAGTTCCTGAGGACCTATGCAGTGCAGGTCGCTAGGGGGCTCGCTTACATCCACGGCAACGGCCTGGTGCACCGGGATCTCAAACTAGACAACATTCTG ATGAAGAGAGGGGCCGTGAAGATTGCTGACCTGGGCCTGGCCAAACCAATGGAGGTCATCGCCGGGACCTCCCGTGCAGGAGCCCTGATGTACGCCGCTCCGGAGAAGCTGAGGGGAGAAGTCTACAACTGTAAGGCAGATATCTACAG CTTTGGACTATTGCTGTGGGAGATGTGGTACGGAATCTACGCCTTCCAGAACTTTGACTCCGCCGATGACTTCACCTTCGTGGAAAAGATCAAAGATGGCGTCCGCCCTGATGTGACCGGTCGCACGGCGCCCTCCGGTCTGTGGGCAGCTATGATGGAGGAATGCTGGCACGGCGACCCGAACAAAAGACCAGCCGCCCACACCATATCCGAAAGGCTTCAGGACTTGAGATAA